The following are encoded in a window of Callithrix jacchus isolate 240 chromosome 9, calJac240_pri, whole genome shotgun sequence genomic DNA:
- the GALNT6 gene encoding polypeptide N-acetylgalactosaminyltransferase 6, producing the protein MRLLRRRHMPLRLAMVGCTFVLFLFLLQRDVSSREQATEKPWLKSLVSQKDHVLDLMLEAVNNLRDSMPKLQIRAPEPQQTLFSTNQSCLPGFYTPAELKPFWERPPQDPNAPGADGKAFQKRKLTPLETQEKEEGYKKHCFNAFASDRISLQRSLGPDTRPPECVDQKFRRCPPLATTSVIIVFHNEAWSTLLRTVYSVLHTTPAILLKEIILVDDASTEEHLKEKLEQYVKQLQVVRVVRQEERKGLITARLLGASMAQAEVLTFLDAHCECFHGWLEPLLARIAEDKTVVVSPDIVTIDLNTFEFAKPIQRGRVHSRGNFDWSLTFGWETLPPHEKQRRKDETYPIKSPTFAGGLFSISKSYFEHIGTYDNQMEIWGGENVEMSFRVWQCGGQLEIIPCSVVGHVFRTKSPHTFPKGTNVIARNQVRLAEVWMDSFKKIFYRRNLQAAKMAQEKSFGDISERLQLREQLHCHNFSWYLHNVYPEMFVPDLTPTFYGAIKNLGTNQCLDVGENNRGGKPLIMYSCHGLGGNQYFEYTTQRDLRHNIAKQLCLHASNGALGLRNCHFTGKNSQVPKDEEWELTQDQLIRNSGSGTCLTFQDKKPVMAPCNPRDPHQLWLFV; encoded by the exons ATGAGGCTCCTCCGCAGACGCCACATGCCCCTGCGCCTGGCCATGGTGGGCTGCACCTTTgtgctcttcctcttcctcctgcagaGGGATGTGAGCAGCAGGGAGCAGGCCACAGAGAAGCCATGGCTGAAGTCCCTGGTGAGCCAGAAGGATCACGTCCTGGACCTCATGCTGGAGGCTGTAAACAACCTTAGAGATTCAATGCCCAAGCTCCAAATCAGGGCTCCAGAGCCCCAGCAGACTCTGTTCTCCACAAACCAGTCCTGCCTTCCTGGGTTCTACACCCCAGCTGAACTAAAGCCCTTCTGGGAACGGCCACCACAGGACCCCAATGCCCCTGGGGCAGATGGGAAAGCATTTCAGAAGAGGAAGTTGACCcccctggagacccaggaaaaggaagaaggctATAAGAAGCACTGTTTCAATGCCTTTGCCAGCGACCGGATCTCCCTGCAGAGGTCCCTGGGGCCAGACACACGACCCCCTGA GTGTGTGGACCAGAAGTTCCGGCGCTGCCCCCCACTGGCCACCACCAGCGTCATCATTGTGTTCCACAACGAGGCCTGGTCCACACTGCTGAGGACAGTGTACAGCGTCCTACACACCACCCCTGCCATCTTGCTCAAGGAGATCATACTAGTGGATGATGCCAGCACtgagg AGCACTTAAAGGAGAAGCTGGAGCAGTACGTGAAACAGCTGCAGGTGGTGAGGGTGGTGCGGCAGGAGGAGCGGAAGGGGCTGATCACTGCCCGGCTGCTGGGAGCCAGCATGGCACAGGCGGAGGTGCTCACGTTCCTGGATGCCCACT GTGAGTGCTTCCACGGCTGGCTGGAGCCCCTCCTAGCTCGAATCGCTGAGGACAAGACGGTGGTGGTGAGCCCAGACATCGTCACCATCGATCTTAATACTTTCGAGTTCGCCAAGCCCATCCAGAGGGGCAGAGTCCATAGCCGAGGCAACTTTGACTGGAGCCTGACCTTTGGCTGGGAAACACTTCCTCCACATGAGAAGCAGAGGCGCAAGGATGAGACCTACCCCATCAA aTCCCCGACGTTTGCTGGTGGCCTCTTCTCCATCTCCAAGTCCTACTTTGAGCACATCGGTACCTATGATAATCAGATGGAGATCTGGGGAGGGGAGAACGTGGAAATGTCCTTCCGG GTGTGGCAGTGTGGGGGCCAGCTGGAGATCATCCCCTGCTCTGTCGTAGGCCATGTGTTCCGGACCAAGAGCCCCCACACCTTCCCCAAGGGCACCAATGTCATTGCTCGAAATCAAGTGCGCCTGGCGGAGGTCTGGATGGACAGCTTCAAGAAGATTTTCTATAGGAGAAATCTGCAGGCAGCAAAGATGGCCCAAGAG AAATCCTTCGGTGACATTTCGGAACGACTGCAGCTGAGGGAACAACTGCACTGTCACAACTTTTCCTGGTACCTGCACAATGTCTACCCAGAGATGTTTGTTCCTGACCTGACGCCCACCTTCTATGGTGCT ATCAAGAACCTCGGCACCAACCAATGCCTAGATGTGGGTGAGAACAACCGTGGGGGGAAGCCCCTTATCATGTACTCCTGCCACGGCCTTGGTGGCAACCAG TACTTTGAGTACACGACTCAGAGGGACCTTCGTCACAACATCGCAAAGCAGCTGTGTCTACATGCCAGCAACGGTGCTCTGGGCCTGAGGAACTGTCACTTCACTGGCAAGAATAGCCAGGTCCCCAAGGACGAGGAATGGGAATTGACCCAG GATCAGCTCATCAGGAACTCAGGATCTGGTACCTGCCTGACATTCCAGGACAAAAAGCCAGTCATGGCCCCCTGCAATCCCAGGGACCCCCATCAGTTGTGGCTCTTTGTCTAG